In a genomic window of Kiritimatiellales bacterium:
- a CDS encoding phosphatidylglycerophosphatase A, producing MKKLQWIKIVATGFGTGFSPVLPGTAGTLWGIPLAWAVFQLPELWMHIAACVFLTVLAVPVCAIGELLLMRGNDPGCIVADEFFTLPICFLGLPFTVKTIMTGFIFHRIFDITKPPPIRQLQKIKGGTGIVIDDFLAALLALAANHFLWRVIY from the coding sequence ATGAAAAAACTGCAATGGATAAAGATAGTCGCCACCGGTTTCGGCACAGGATTCAGTCCGGTGCTTCCCGGAACAGCGGGAACACTCTGGGGGATCCCGCTGGCATGGGCGGTTTTTCAACTGCCGGAGCTTTGGATGCACATTGCAGCATGCGTTTTTTTAACGGTGCTGGCCGTTCCCGTCTGCGCCATCGGCGAGCTTTTGTTAATGAGAGGCAACGATCCGGGATGCATCGTTGCCGACGAATTTTTCACACTGCCGATCTGCTTTCTCGGGCTGCCGTTCACGGTCAAAACAATCATGACCGGATTTATTTTCCACCGGATTTTCGATATTACCAAACCGCCGCCGATCCGGCAGCTGCAGAAGATCAAAGGTGGCACCGGGATTGTGATTGACGATTTTCTGGCCGCGCTGCTCGCACTCGCTGCAAATCATTTTCTATGGCGCGTGATTTATTAG